Part of the Echeneis naucrates chromosome 1, fEcheNa1.1, whole genome shotgun sequence genome, CTACTAttgggttttggtttttttttttttcaacaaaactagctgactttatttttcttaaattcTGACAGAATGAATCCATCAGTTTGAGTTACTCTTTACACAAATATTTATGGTTTGAGACATTTCATGAAAGATCACATAATGACCAAGTATAGTTTactatgtatgtgtatatactATATTTTGGCTTCAAATTGCTCAAATAAATTAGTTTAGACTTACAGAGTAGGCAACATCTGGAGAAAGCAGAAGCTCTTCCTGTATTTCAGAGTTAGCTCAGGCTTTACATCCCAAATCTCGCACAACACGGTGGAATGATCACTCACAATAGCTTTGAGAGCCTGTCTGTTTTGATTTCTGTCTACAAATTATTTTGTCCATTCAGCCAGTTTGAGCCTAGAGAGAGATTGTGGCTCTGCGCCCAGAGCAGCTAACTAGCCTTTAATGGGGGATAAGCTGCCACTGTCACTGGCTCACTTGTGTACATGCAGCCTGGAAGTGTTGTTTTTGGTCACAAATAGAGTCTAAATCTAAATCTCCCAGCAGATTGAACAGATGCTGCCTTTAAACCAGCCTGTGACTGTATTATGCAATCCAGAGAAAAACTCACAGAAACATGGCGATGCACATAGTGAAGGTGATTAGAATGAATTTGACCAAGGTTTCTTACTTCCTAATGACAACTGATAAACTGTTTCCATGTTAGATTAAAGGAAACACATTATCATCATGTCCCTAAATGTATGTTCAGCTTCAgtaaaaaagggaaataaagtCGAAGCTCAATGGTAGAAATGAGACTGTGGCTTTAACTGCTGCTCTTGGTGAACATTTAGACCTACTGTGCTGTAGTATCATATTTCAGTCTTGTTACATCACACGGCCGTGTTGGATCAAATAGTTTCTTGCTGTTCAACAGCACCGTTTTCACCGTTGTTCCTCTATCCCCATTGAAACTTTTATTGTTATGAGGACAGACAAACCGGACAAATTCTTCTCATAACACACAGATGTAGTTAGAGTCGAAGTGTTAGTACCTTAAACTTCAAAAGCACGACTCtggtgggactcgaacccacaacctttgaatCACTTCTCCAGTGCTTGACTAGAAGTCCAATGCGCtatccattgcgccacagagccATGTGGACACCAGCTGTTCAGGAGAATTAGAAGACTAGTCAGACTATAACAGACACATCACTCTTTCTGTATGTTCAGCAACTCTTTTGCTTCAGTTTGACATATTTTGTTCTAAATCTGCAGGTTACTACTGCTTGAAGGTCATTTATTGTcagaaatatgtattttataaaAGAGCATTTCTATCCTAGAGGGttttttatccccccccccccccccatcattcTTTTTAACATAATATTTAACATCTGCTTTGGCTGTATCTTTGGAACTAATGATTTGGTACCAGTCACTGTGAGGACAAATATAGTCAGATGACAGAATGAACAGATACTGAACTCTGTGAGTGATGGCTTAGGTGTATAtattatgtatgtgtatgtatatatttacaaCAGCCAAAATTTCATTCTCCTTTGCTCTTGGGTGTGGACAAAGTGTACTTGTATCTGTCCCACTGTGTAATATCACTGGAGTcatattatgttgttgttgttgttgttgttattgacaTACAATTATATATGTTATTACAGAGAATAAATAGAAAGCAGAGGTTTcctatttatttcacttttctgtGATCTTTGGtcagtaaaaactaaaactgaattACTTCCAGCTAGAGACCAAGCAGGTAGCTACCAACAGTGACGTCAGCAGTTATTTCTGTACCTCTGATGACAAGTTAGGATTACGGATTATCCTTCTCATTACTCATATTATGTTGACAGTTTTAACAGTAGCCGCTGTGCCTTTTAGACCTTTAAGACCTAAGCTcttgaccttcttgttgttgaCCGGCTGTTACTAGTGGACAAATCTGAACTCTGTTTAAAAGGGAAtaaccctcttttttttttctttctttttttttttaaatcaatggaCTATGGAAGGCagctggtgttgttttttttttttttctagttctACAAGGTGCCATAGTTTATCTGAGCTCATCAGAACAGAGCACAAAGTGGGTTCAGTGTTTCACGTTCCCCTGTTCCTTCGAACATTTCAGCATTTAGACCTCTTACACTCATCATGGGCAACTTTGCCAGCAATGCAGCGCCTTCAATGAAAAATTTATTCTGGTCCAAGTCCTGCTTATCCTTCCACCATTAAACTTAGTATGCCCAAGTATTTATCCTCACAAGCATATCTGTAACACACGCTCTTATTTTTAATATGAACGTAACAATTAATGAATAGGACTATGAACTATGGttgcattcacattttctgtgcatGCTTTTATCTGCAGCCTCTTCAGCACCAGAGGAAGCTGAACCCACCCCAGTGGAGGAGGCAGTGTCAGCCATCGAAGTAATCTCTGAGTTGGTCCCTGCGCCCATGGCAGCAGAGACGGCTGCTGAGCCGATCAtggagtctgtgtctgtggaaGCCTCAGAGGTGATTGTGGCTGAGGCTCAGGCGGAGCCAGCAGTCACAGAAGAAGCTGCTccacctgcagaggaagaggaagctgcaCCTGTTGTAGAAGCTGAGGCCATGGTGGAGACATCAGATGAGGCCCCCACAGCAGAGAGCACCGGTACGGCTGCTGTAGATGAAGTCCCCCCTGCTCCTGCCGCTGAGGCACAGACTGAGCCTGAGGCCTCTGAGGCCGAGGTGGCTGTATAAAGCTGTAATGGCTccaagcagagagaggagggctaGTATATAGTTATGCTGTTTCCCACCCCTGTGGGCCCAGGAAAAAGGACTCATGAACCTCTATCTTAGTAAAAGTAAATGAACAGCGTTTAGCTTTTACTTCCAGCTGGTGCATAAATAATAGTTGGGGGGTCGGTTCATAAGTCCAGTTTTCTGGTGCATTTATTCCCTTTATCTTATCCCAACCTTCAAAGCCAAACCATAAGATTTGACACTAGGCTCTGAACAGATTCAGTTTCTTTAGAAATTATCGACAGCATTGCAGAGCTTAGCTGGATTATGGTTTGGCTAATATAGTGTTGAAATAGGTGATTTAAGTGGTATAAGAGTTCATAAGTGATGTTGTTCTTTGTAAGTTCATATTTGAAGTGTCCTTAGAAAACGTTTCCTTACCCAAAGGTATCAGCAGGGTGAATACATGTGGCAATTTCTTTTGACATCCTTCAAGAATGTCTTCCTCAGCAAATTCTTACTTTCTGCcatgtccttttaatgaaaacaatagGGAGGCAAAACAAAGTCAATTTGCTTCATTCACATTTAACTCACCGTGTCTTACTGTGACCAAAAACCAGCCGTGTTTCTTCTCTGGACCGTTTCCAAAATCCCATCATAGATATAATCTCAAAATGGGATTTTCTTCCCATCCCATTTTCAGAGTTGAATCTTTATGCACGGATGCATTTATTACCTTACCAGCCCACATTCACTTATTATAATTCCCAGATGTATCTCCATTAAAACAACAGGTTTTTcaggaaacagtttttcttctgttccaTCTTGTATGTTTAACTGTGAAACTAATCTTTCAGCGAAGACTAAAGAGGAAATTGATTAATGCTTGATACAGTTACAGGatgatgatgtttaaaatgtttcaataaaggcaaagtttttttttttttcgttcaaaaataaatttttactAATGTCTGGTAAATGCGTGCATAGTCATGcgttttttggttgttttgtttttgtttttgtttttttttttttaattagtgaATAATGTTTATTTACCAAAATTTCAGCATGTTCCAGCAACTACGCCCTAATCTGTAGCTAATCCATCCAGGGACATATGCATCCATCAAAAAGTGGCTGTTTTGTTGAACAAAGGATATGACACAGTAATATTGTGATTGTTGCGCTGTAGATTTAGAAACACCTGGTTCTGTAGAAAAGCTTCCCTTCCTGAACTGTCTCTGTGCCATGTTCATGCTCCTGTGAATTCCAGCAAAAGACTGAATGGCAAAGTACTGCAGAACTTTCTGAATAAGAAAAGGAAAGTTTTCTGACACTTAAATAATCCATTAGGAACCACAAATTGTATATATCACATAGAAACATATCAATCTAAGATTACAATACAATCTACTTCATGAACCTGTTTAACATAGTaacatataaaaacatattgaTAATAAGAGATAGAAGAAGATAAAAAGATGTGGACAGCATTCAGAAAACAagcttcaaaacaaaatttcacCAGTTGATG contains:
- the LOC115049145 gene encoding fibrous sheath CABYR-binding protein-like isoform X1, with product MFCRRAWQRVGPLARRLAFRPSTRNAAPVRHMAFGVPGGSTNMTYVLLCGGGLTAAVVYAYKTVSGDSERHEDTLASMGSPAKASSAPEEAEPTPVEEAVSAIEVISELVPAPMAAETAAEPIMESVSVEASEVIVAEAQAEPAVTEEAAPPAEEEEAAPVVEAEAMVETSDEAPTAESTGTAAVDEVPPAPAAEAQTEPEASEAEVAV
- the LOC115049145 gene encoding fibrous sheath CABYR-binding protein-like isoform X2, producing the protein MFCRRAWQRVGPLARRLAFRPSTRNAPVRHMAFGVPGGSTNMTYVLLCGGGLTAAVVYAYKTVSGDSERHEDTLASMGSPAKASSAPEEAEPTPVEEAVSAIEVISELVPAPMAAETAAEPIMESVSVEASEVIVAEAQAEPAVTEEAAPPAEEEEAAPVVEAEAMVETSDEAPTAESTGTAAVDEVPPAPAAEAQTEPEASEAEVAV